The Nitrosococcus watsonii C-113 genome includes the window AAACAATACCTGGGTCAGGCTGACCAATAATTGCAGGCAGGCCAATTCCATATCATCCCGGGACAGCGCCAGATCCCCATCAGCTTCCTGGCATAGCAACGCCTGGAGGTTGATTGGCCGAAAAGCTTTATCGTCCAATACCGGAATCCAAGGATCGGTGAGTAAATTCATATTTTTTCTCTCTCCAGGCCAAACTCCCGGCTGTAGCGGAGTCGAACCGAATCCAAAAAAACTTCCCAGATCCCTTCTTCTATCGGTTCCATAGCCAGAATATGGAGTCCAGTATCCTCGGCGGGTGGTAGCCATTGATTCCAACTACTGGGAACGGCAACGGTTTGTTGATTTAACACCTCGGCTTTCTCCCACTCGGAAAGCTGACTGAGCAGGTCGCCATCGAGCAAAGCCAAACCATCGGCGGTATTTTGTACGGGCAACATATTCAGCTGTTGCTCGCCATCACGGGTCAATACCCGAATTTTATTGTCCTCATCCTTAAAGGGCTTCATCCGAGTATTGACTAAACTACGGGCCGCCTGGGCTTGAGCCCATCGTTCCGCCATAAAACCGTCATAGGCTTCAAGAATACTCTCCGGCTCATCGGGCCACGCTTGCTCGGCATAAACCGATTCGATCCAGTCCCGGTAAGCTTCGGGAAAGGTCATTTGGCCATTGGCCTGCTGCAATCGCTGCTCGGTCCGCCATAACACCCGGCGGTTGGCGTAAATCACCCCATGCGGACCGTAGTCAGCGGCTTCCGGTAATAGCACCGTACAGCGAGGCTCCCCATAACCGTCAGGGCGAGGTCGGGAATGACGGTGCAGCCGTCCTAGCCGCTGGAACAAGAGATCCACCGGGCAAAGCTGGGTCACCATCCAATCGAAATCCAGATCCAGACTTTGCTCAATCACCTGGGTAGCGACCAGGATGCGTCCCTTGTCACGAAGTCCTTCCTTGCCATATTGGCTAAGCACTTGCTGTTCCTTGGCCAACCGGTCGCGAAAGCGGAACCGGGCATGAAATAGATCCACCGGCACCTGAGTCTGCGCCCGTAACTGCTTGGCAAGGCGCTGAGCATCATCCACCAGGTTGCAAATCACTGCGACCTGGGCCCCAGCAGTAGCCGCCGCGATGATATGGTAGCGCAAGCCTGCATCCGGCGAAGCGCCGGGCAAACGCAGGCAGTCCAGGCCAACAGTGCGCGGCCTGGGCATTTCCGCCTCTGCTGGACGCCATGTTTGTGGCCCTTCATTAGCCCCCAGATAAGTAACCAGGGGATAGGGGGCTTCTTCTTCAAGCGAAGCTTTCGGCTGCCAGGCAGCGGCTAATTGCTGGCGCTGAGGATAAGGCAGGGTAGCCGACAGGAGAATAGCGGAACCACCCCCCGCCCGTTGCTGGGATAGCACCGCCTCGAGTAAACCGTACATATAACTATCGTAGGCATGCACCTCATCGACGATCAGCACGCTTTTACCCACCCCAAAACCGCGCACAAACTTGTGCTTGACCGGCAGTACGCTAATGAGTACTTGATCGATAGTGCAAACTCCAATCTGCCCGAGAAATACCCGCTTGCGACTCTGGACCAGCCATTCCGCGCACTGCACCAGGGCTTCTTCACGAGCTTGGGCGGTATGGGGTCGGACCGCTTCCTTAAGGGCGATAAAATCCGGATTGTAGCGGGCCTTGCCGTGGGCTAGTACGAGGCTGGAATCGTTTTCTGGGAAAAGTATCCCAGCAATGCTCTCCAAACGTTTAAGCATGGCATTGGCGGTAGCCTGAGTGGGCAAGGCAAACACGATGCTGTCGGCAAGGCCGGCCGCCAGAAGCTTTGATGCATACGCCAGGGCTGCTTCTGTTTTACCGGAACCGGTGGGGGCTTCGATAATGGTCAACCCGGCTTCGGTCGGCAAGGACTCCACGAGAGTCTGGACTTGATGGGGGATAAAAGTTGGAAAAACAACAGGCATGCCCCCCGTGTTAGAGGTATCCGGCAGATGCCGCTGTCCTGTAGAACCCGGGCCGCGTTCTCCTGCCGTCGCTCCCAATAGAGCAACTCCTCCTCCTGCTGGTTATGGTAGGGAAAATAGCGGGGATCGCTGTTGGAGCCGAGCCAATCGCAAACCGCGCAAAACCCGGCCAGTAAAGGAGAAAGGGCCGGAGGTTGATCCTGCAAGGAGAGACCCGCAGGGTGTAGAAACCATGCTTCCAAGCTCCTGACCCACTCCCGCCGGGCAACACGGTCCATGGCTCGGATTTCTTTAGGGATATCCGCTACATTAGGGCTCTCCACCTCCTCCGGCAGAACCCCATGATGCCCGGTAACCGCGGATAGCCAGGGTATCCATGCTTCCCCATAGTCATACCAGGCATCTTCATCCTCTCCGTCAAAGCCGATGTAGTTGGGCAACTCCGCCAAACCCCAACGGAAACCCTCGGGGCCATGCCAGTAGTTTTGAGTGGGAATCTTGAGCCATAAAGACTCCGGCCAAGGATCGTACGTTTTCAGGCCACGTACTGCCTCTAGCGCCTTGGCCTAAAACCGCACATCGAGCTTGCCCAGATCATGCAATCCGAGGAAGAACAGTACCCAAGCCAAGAAATGCTGAGCAGTCTCGCTATTAGCGCCCCCAAGAGATCTTGTTAGTGACTGACTGCTGGCCAGGCAGAAGCTACCGCGACCACATCCAGGGAATGGTAGACAAAAGGGTGGCAGTTATTTTCTCCTTTATCCGTGCTAGCTTGCGCTTTCCCCCAGTACTTCCACAGCATCACCTACTCCTTGCTTGCATTGATTGTCCAAGCTATCGGCGGAGTGCGGCAAAATAAAACCTTCTTCGGCAAGCGGGGATAGCAATACGACTAGCCAGGATTCAGGCTAACAGCATCAGAAAAGATAGGGAACCTAGCCGGTTGCCTACCAAATTATCGGCGAAAACGATCTGCGAAGAAAATACAGCGCCCTTCCCGCCCATCGGCGTTCTTGCTCGATTTGTTCACGCTGGACACGAATTTTGGCTTCTTGGTTTTCCAGGGTTTCCAATAACTGGCTTTTTTCCTGCTCATATTGCGCCCTCAGCTGATCAAGTTCAGTACGTTTTGGGGAACGAAAATCCGAAGCGTTACGCCCCGTCACCAAAGCTGCCCGGTGAGCGAGCAAATCTAAAATTAACTCCCGTTTAACTGCTGGAGTTAGTTCATAGGCCAGTCCTAAACCTGCAGGTAGGGCCTTGATCCGGGCTATTTCCTGATCGATCAAACGCAAGTGCTCAGCCACCAAGGTTTGGCAATTTACAGACGGTCCACGCCTTTTCAATGCCCTTTGTACCTCCTTAGCTGGCACAGCTTGGACTCCCAGGGGCGGCTGATAACCATATCTCACTATGTCCGAGGCGTCAGTCCAACGGTAGAGTGTTGCAGCGGTTGCCGGCTGGAGGATAATACAACCAAGGCTTAACAATAAGCCCAATATCCAACGTTTTCTATTCATTTTTCCACCTCAACGCTCCCCCAGTAGGAGAGAAAAAATTATTCATTTTTGAGCTTAAATAATTCAAGTGGGAACAGCAAACGAGAGACTAGCCAGGCGAAGTTATTTTGACATTATAGTTTTTAGTATCTACTCTTTTTTTATTCCTCCTCTCCTAAGTACTAACCATTAATATGCAGCAGCCACACCCAACACGGCACCTTTTTTTCATTACGCTTCATTGGATATTGGTTCTGCTAGTCCTTGCGCTAATAGGTCTGGGAGGGTACCTCCAATACTTGCCGCCTACAGCCCCGAAGCAAGCATTTTTTGTCAATCTCCATATCTCGCTAGGATTGACAAGCATGATATTAGTCGTTTTTCAAATTTTGCTATGGCTAATATTGGGCAGACCTCAACCTTCGGAAACTACTTCCCACTGGCAACGCGCCCTCACCCGCAATCTATACATTTTGTTTTATGCGTGCGTAATAATTTTGGGAATCAGCGGTTTTTTTCAGGCCACCGCCAGCGGCGTTTCTATTAAATTCTGGGGTCTGCCGATTCCTGTTGGGAAAGGAGAAGATGCTGATTTAGCAAAATTTTACGAGGCATTACATGAGATTTCAGCACTTGCCTTAGTCGTCTTGGTGGTTATCTGGGTAGGCG containing:
- the cas3 gene encoding CRISPR-associated helicase/endonuclease Cas3, yielding MPVVFPTFIPHQVQTLVESLPTEAGLTIIEAPTGSGKTEAALAYASKLLAAGLADSIVFALPTQATANAMLKRLESIAGILFPENDSSLVLAHGKARYNPDFIALKEAVRPHTAQAREEALVQCAEWLVQSRKRVFLGQIGVCTIDQVLISVLPVKHKFVRGFGVGKSVLIVDEVHAYDSYMYGLLEAVLSQQRAGGGSAILLSATLPYPQRQQLAAAWQPKASLEEEAPYPLVTYLGANEGPQTWRPAEAEMPRPRTVGLDCLRLPGASPDAGLRYHIIAAATAGAQVAVICNLVDDAQRLAKQLRAQTQVPVDLFHARFRFRDRLAKEQQVLSQYGKEGLRDKGRILVATQVIEQSLDLDFDWMVTQLCPVDLLFQRLGRLHRHSRPRPDGYGEPRCTVLLPEAADYGPHGVIYANRRVLWRTEQRLQQANGQMTFPEAYRDWIESVYAEQAWPDEPESILEAYDGFMAERWAQAQAARSLVNTRMKPFKDEDNKIRVLTRDGEQQLNMLPVQNTADGLALLDGDLLSQLSEWEKAEVLNQQTVAVPSSWNQWLPPAEDTGLHILAMEPIEEGIWEVFLDSVRLRYSREFGLEREKI
- a CDS encoding HD domain-containing protein, producing the protein MLWKYWGKAQASTDKGENNCHPFVYHSLDVVAVASAWPAVSH
- a CDS encoding HD domain-containing protein; this encodes MPNYIGFDGEDEDAWYDYGEAWIPWLSAVTGHHGVLPEEVESPNVADIPKEIRAMDRVARREWVRSLEAWFLHPAGLSLQDQPPALSPLLAGFCAVCDWLGSNSDPRYFPYHNQQEEELLYWERRQENAARVLQDSGICRIPLTRGACLLFFQLLSPIKSRLSWSPCRPKPG
- a CDS encoding DUF4124 domain-containing protein — its product is MNRKRWILGLLLSLGCIILQPATAATLYRWTDASDIVRYGYQPPLGVQAVPAKEVQRALKRRGPSVNCQTLVAEHLRLIDQEIARIKALPAGLGLAYELTPAVKRELILDLLAHRAALVTGRNASDFRSPKRTELDQLRAQYEQEKSQLLETLENQEAKIRVQREQIEQERRWAGRALYFLRRSFSPIIW